From Candidatus Zixiibacteriota bacterium, one genomic window encodes:
- a CDS encoding ATP-binding protein — MKTVQARFHLVFVAFLVCFLAGLSYLYFDEKSDIAEVLTVREADMAANLQRMVELRTAPLTTLAKEYSRGDDIVLFMATGDRQWAKEHLDLPLGTHGAAALWVLRPDRSLVYSSRQDASGTAPEALIMSAQVSSGTTGDNFRHYFAISDSSVWEVIGAPIQPTADSVRRSDPYGYLFAARYWDADYLAALTHYADARLHLEVNGQGQEMWESDPSMGMVRYTYRLRQADGTPLGRLCGETESHFLKELYGAMANQMWTVVLFAAAFLVLLGCSVYWWVTRPLAMISAALAHEDAALTAGLEKDRSEFGRVSSLVSQFFSQKRDLIKEIGERARAEEALIELTRSHESLLEEQRLLLENTRDFLYRHDTYGVFHYMSPSVETVTGFTPEEWFKHYTTYLTDDPINLKVVEHTEKTLRDGTISAPYMVEIYHKQGQRIRLEVSEQPYFHNGKVAGIVGVARDVTERWKSQLEREQLQTQLDKAQRMESLAMLAGGVAHDLNNTLGPLVAYPDLILEKLPVDSPVKGQVMTVKKAASQAAAIIYDLLTLARRGRYEMEPIDLNEVVEAYVNSPSYLDLCERSPLVRPVIDLSTEKLRVNGSASHLSTALMNLVVNAFDAMPRGGQLTLRTRRSKVTKLASGNSPIQKGEYVVLTVEDTGVGISHEDIDKIFEPYYSKKKMGRSGTGLGLAVVYGIVKDHRGFYDIVSSPGDGTRFSLLFPLFADGQDRKVSEATAFGGSETILIVDDDVEQRQMTSLLLKSLGYQTVAAAEGREAVRLVMEQPPELVVLDMIMGSEYDGLVTYQEILKVRPNQKAIIVSGFSPTERVDEMQQLGAGEFVRKPYTREQLAKAVRLELDRTTRSIGMNREAPQSVSTASR; from the coding sequence ATGAAAACAGTACAGGCAAGATTTCACTTAGTGTTTGTGGCGTTTCTGGTATGTTTCCTGGCCGGGTTGTCGTATCTGTATTTTGACGAGAAGAGCGATATCGCAGAAGTCCTGACCGTTCGCGAAGCCGACATGGCGGCCAATCTGCAGCGGATGGTCGAGTTGAGAACGGCGCCCCTCACCACGCTGGCGAAGGAATACTCCCGGGGCGATGACATAGTCCTGTTCATGGCGACAGGAGACCGTCAATGGGCCAAAGAGCATCTTGACCTTCCGCTCGGTACGCACGGGGCGGCGGCGTTGTGGGTCTTGAGGCCGGATCGATCACTCGTTTACAGTTCGCGGCAGGACGCAAGCGGCACAGCGCCCGAAGCGCTCATCATGTCGGCGCAAGTATCGTCCGGAACCACAGGGGACAATTTCCGCCATTATTTTGCGATCTCGGACTCCAGTGTATGGGAGGTGATCGGAGCGCCGATTCAACCGACAGCCGACAGCGTCCGGAGGTCCGACCCGTACGGATACTTGTTTGCGGCCCGATACTGGGACGCTGACTATCTGGCTGCATTGACGCATTACGCCGACGCCCGGCTACATCTTGAGGTGAACGGGCAAGGCCAGGAGATGTGGGAATCCGACCCGTCGATGGGCATGGTTCGGTACACGTACCGCTTGAGACAGGCTGATGGCACACCGCTTGGGCGGCTCTGCGGGGAGACAGAGTCGCACTTTCTCAAAGAGCTGTACGGCGCGATGGCGAACCAGATGTGGACCGTGGTGCTGTTCGCAGCTGCCTTCCTTGTCCTTCTCGGCTGTAGCGTGTACTGGTGGGTGACTCGACCGTTGGCAATGATCTCTGCCGCGCTTGCCCATGAGGATGCAGCGTTGACGGCCGGACTGGAGAAGGACAGGTCGGAGTTTGGCCGCGTGTCGTCCCTGGTGTCGCAGTTCTTCTCACAGAAGCGGGATCTGATCAAGGAGATAGGGGAGCGGGCACGAGCCGAGGAAGCGTTGATCGAGTTGACCAGGTCGCATGAGTCCCTTCTGGAGGAGCAGCGACTGCTTCTGGAGAATACGCGCGATTTCCTGTATCGGCACGATACCTACGGCGTGTTCCACTACATGTCCCCGTCGGTCGAGACCGTCACCGGTTTCACTCCGGAGGAATGGTTTAAGCACTATACCACCTATCTCACGGATGACCCGATCAACCTGAAGGTGGTGGAGCATACAGAGAAGACGCTTCGCGACGGTACCATCTCGGCTCCCTACATGGTGGAGATATACCACAAACAGGGGCAGCGGATACGGCTGGAGGTGAGCGAGCAGCCGTATTTCCACAACGGCAAAGTGGCCGGGATCGTGGGAGTGGCGCGGGATGTGACGGAGCGATGGAAATCACAGCTTGAGCGTGAGCAACTCCAAACGCAGCTGGACAAAGCACAACGGATGGAATCGCTGGCGATGCTGGCCGGTGGAGTGGCGCATGACCTGAACAACACCCTGGGGCCGCTGGTGGCGTATCCGGATCTCATTCTGGAGAAGCTGCCTGTCGACAGCCCGGTGAAGGGGCAGGTGATGACGGTCAAGAAGGCGGCGTCGCAGGCGGCGGCGATCATATACGACCTTCTGACGCTGGCGCGACGTGGTCGCTATGAGATGGAGCCGATCGATCTGAATGAGGTGGTGGAGGCGTATGTGAATTCGCCCAGTTATCTGGACCTCTGCGAGCGGAGCCCGCTCGTGCGGCCTGTGATCGATCTGTCAACCGAGAAACTTCGGGTGAACGGCTCGGCCAGCCATCTTTCTACTGCGCTGATGAATCTTGTGGTCAATGCCTTCGACGCCATGCCGCGGGGCGGACAGCTCACGCTGAGGACACGCCGTTCCAAAGTGACCAAGCTGGCGAGCGGCAACAGCCCTATCCAGAAGGGGGAATATGTCGTGCTTACGGTCGAAGATACGGGAGTCGGCATCTCGCACGAAGATATCGATAAGATATTCGAGCCGTATTATTCCAAGAAGAAGATGGGGCGAAGCGGCACGGGGTTGGGGCTGGCCGTGGTGTATGGCATCGTCAAAGACCACCGGGGATTCTACGACATCGTATCATCGCCGGGGGACGGCACCCGTTTCTCGCTGTTGTTTCCGCTGTTCGCCGATGGTCAGGACCGAAAGGTCAGTGAGGCCACAGCATTCGGCGGGTCGGAAACGATCCTGATCGTCGATGACGATGTCGAGCAGCGTCAGATGACCTCGCTGTTGCTGAAAAGTCTGGGATATCAAACAGTCGCGGCCGCCGAAGGGCGCGAGGCGGTTCGCCTGGTGATGGAACAGCCGCCGGAGCTGGTGGTGCTGGACATGATTATGGGGTCGGAGTACGACGGACTGGTGACGTACCAGGAGATCCTGAAGGTGCGGCCAAATCAGAAGGCGATCATCGTGAGCGGGTTCTCGCCTACGGAGCGCGTGGACGAGATGCAGCAATTGGGAGCGGGCGAATTCGTGCGGAAGCCGTACACTCGCGAGCAGTTGGCGAAAGCGGTTCGCCTGGAATTGGATCGCACGACGCGCTCGATCGGGATGAATCGGGAGGCACCTCAAAGTGTCTCAACTGCAAGCAGATGA
- a CDS encoding sigma-54 dependent transcriptional regulator, whose protein sequence is MPNILVIDDKDSMRNMLTETLREEGHRVDEAEDGKKGLDLVRNKTYDLVLTDLKMPDVGGLEVLSQIKDLDGETAVIVMTAYGTIEDAVTAMKNGAYDFLTKPFDTEHLCVLVNRALENRRLVAENTLLREELLDTSGLSSIIGKNEKMVELAAMIQKVAKSDASVLLQGESGTGKELFARAIHSLSMRKGGAYIAINCAAIPHELLENELFGSERGAFTGAYARKMGKFEIANGGTVFLDEIGDMELALQAKLLRVLQQKNFERLGGTKTVDVDVRVIAASNMDLSQLIAAKKFREDLYYRLSVFPLVIPPLRERRDDLPALTEYFVEKYCRDMKKPVKTVSKEALTLIEKYHWPGNVRELENTIERAVILSEGRKITPDQLAIRLQRTEEVQLREGAGLKEIGAQAQMAAERATILRVLKQVRGNKRKCAQILKIDYTTLFDKIKRYGIDQELNAG, encoded by the coding sequence ATGCCCAATATTCTTGTCATCGATGATAAAGACTCCATGCGGAACATGCTCACCGAGACGCTTCGGGAGGAAGGACACCGGGTAGACGAGGCCGAGGACGGCAAGAAGGGGCTCGATCTGGTGCGCAACAAAACCTACGACCTGGTACTTACCGATCTGAAGATGCCGGATGTGGGCGGGCTGGAAGTGCTGTCGCAGATCAAGGATCTGGACGGCGAGACCGCCGTGATTGTCATGACCGCGTACGGGACGATTGAAGACGCGGTGACGGCGATGAAAAACGGTGCGTATGATTTTCTCACCAAGCCGTTCGATACCGAACATCTGTGCGTCCTGGTCAATCGGGCGCTTGAAAATCGGCGACTGGTTGCAGAGAATACTCTGTTGCGCGAGGAGCTTCTGGATACGTCCGGTCTGAGCAGTATCATCGGCAAGAATGAGAAGATGGTGGAACTGGCGGCCATGATTCAGAAAGTTGCCAAGAGCGATGCCTCCGTTCTGCTGCAAGGGGAGTCCGGCACCGGCAAGGAACTGTTCGCCCGGGCGATCCACTCATTGTCTATGCGAAAAGGGGGGGCGTATATAGCGATCAATTGTGCCGCCATTCCCCATGAGCTGCTTGAAAACGAGTTGTTCGGTTCCGAGAGGGGAGCGTTCACCGGAGCATACGCCCGCAAGATGGGGAAGTTCGAGATTGCGAATGGCGGGACAGTCTTCCTTGATGAGATCGGCGACATGGAACTGGCGCTCCAGGCGAAACTTCTGCGGGTTTTGCAACAGAAGAACTTCGAGCGGCTGGGCGGGACCAAGACGGTCGACGTGGACGTGCGGGTGATCGCAGCTTCCAATATGGACCTGTCGCAATTGATCGCGGCCAAGAAGTTCCGCGAGGATCTGTACTATCGGTTGTCAGTGTTTCCGCTGGTAATCCCGCCGCTCCGGGAACGCCGCGATGATCTTCCGGCGCTGACCGAATATTTCGTCGAGAAATACTGCCGCGATATGAAAAAACCGGTGAAGACAGTGAGCAAAGAGGCGCTGACCCTTATCGAGAAATATCATTGGCCGGGGAACGTCCGCGAACTTGAGAACACGATCGAGCGAGCGGTGATTCTGAGCGAAGGCCGGAAGATCACGCCCGACCAGTTGGCGATCCGTCTGCAGCGGACCGAAGAAGTGCAGCTTCGCGAGGGTGCCGGTCTGAAAGAGATCGGGGCACAGGCCCAGATGGCGGCTGAGCGGGCAACGATACTCCGTGTGCTCAAGCAGGTACGAGGCAACAAGCGGAAGTGCGCGCAGATTCTGAAAATCGATTACACGACGCTGTTCGACAAAATCAAGCGATACGGCATTGACCAGGAACTGAACGCCGGTTGA